GCCGCGTCCAGGTGGCGCCGGGGAGCGACACCATCTGCGCCACGCAGGAGATGATCGCCAGGATCGGCACCCACGGCATCCACGGGGTGCGGAAAGGGCGCTCCAGCTCTGGCCGCGAGCGGCGCAGCACCAGCACACCCACGCTCACCAGCACGAACGCCAGCAGCGTGCCGATGCTCACCAGCTGGCTCAGCACGCTGATCGGCAGCAGCCCGGCCGCGACGGAGACGACGCAGCCGGTGATGGCCGTGCTCACATGCGGCGTGCGCCAGCGCGGGTGCACGCGCCCGAACGCGCCCGGCAGCAGCCCGTCGCGGCTCATGGTGAAGAAGATCCGCGTCTGCCCCAGCAGCGTCACTAGCATGGTGCTGAACAGGCCGAAGAGCGCGCTGATCTTGATCACGGGCGAGAGCCACGTCAGCCCCGTCGAGTCGATCCCCACCGCCAGCGGGTCGGGCACGTTCAGCCGCGAGTAGGGGACGATGCCGATCAGCACGGTCGCAACGAGGATGTAGATGACGGTGCAGATGGCGAGCGAGCCCAGGATGCCGACCGGCAGGTCGCGCTGGGGGTTGCGCGCCTCCTGCGCCGCGGTGGAGACGGCGTCGAAGCCCACGTAGGCGAAGAACATCACCGCCGCGCCGCGCATCACCCCGCTCCACCCGAACGAGCCGAACTCGCCGGTGTTGGGGGGGATGAACGGCGTCAGGTTCGCGCGCCGCACGAACGCCGCACCCGCCGCCACGAAGACGAGCAGCACGGCCACCTTCAGGATCACCAGCGCCGTGTTGGTGTTCGCCGACTCACGGATGCCGATGGCCAAGAGCATCGACACCACCAGCACGATCATCGCTGCAGGGAAATTGAAGACGCCGTGCGTCACCGTCCCGTTCGCGAGGGTGATGGAGACCTCGGGCGCGGCGGCCAGGCGCGGCGGCAGGTGGATCCCCAGGTCGCCCATGAAGCTGACGAAGTACCCCGACCAGCCGACCGCCACGGTGGATGCCGAGAGCGCGTACTCCAGCATCAGGTCCCACCCGATGATCCAGGCAAAGATCTCGCCCGCCGTGGCGTACGCGTAGGTGTACGCGCTCCCCGCGACGGGGATCATCGACGCCAGCTCCGCGTAGCACAGCCCCGCGAACGCGCACGCGACCGCCGCCACGATCATGGAGATGACCAGCGCCGGCCCCGCGTTCTGCGACGCCGCCGTGCCGGTCAGCACGAAAATGCCGGTGCCGATGACCGAGCCGATGCCCAGCGTGGTGAGGTTGACCGGGCCCAGCGAGCGGCGGAGGGTGCCGCGCCCGGCCTCCTCCTGCAACTCCTGGACGCTCTTCCGCGACAACAGGCCCATCCGCCGCCTCCGCGAGAGGGGATACCGTGCGGGCCAGGGCCGGCCCGGGGGGAGTACCCCGAACGGTATCCGTCGCGCCCTCCGCGGCGGTTGTCGTTTCGTACGGAGATTGTAAGGGAGTTGCGAGGCGGACCTCGCGAGAGGAGCCGTCAGGCCGGACGAGCGACGAGCATCTCCTCGGCCCACGTGCTGTAGCGCGAGACGTCCTTCAGCAGGTCCCGCCCTTCGTCCAGGCTGTAGTAGCTGCCGCCATACGAGACGTGGCTCTTTGCGTTCAGCACGCGCCTGAGCCGTCTCACCTGGGCGTCGTCCACGCGCTGGCCGAGGGCGTGCTCCAGGACCTCCACCGCGCGGGTGTGGTCGCCGTCCACCGACTTCACCTCGCGATACGCCACCGTGAGCGCGTCCGTATACGCGATCGCCGCGTGCACCGCGATGATGCCCAGCCCGTTTCCGTACTTCGGCTCGGCGATCACGTCGAGCGCCTTCGCCGTCTCCAGCAGCGCGCGTCCGATCGCGTGATAGCTGCTGGCGCGAGAGCGCACCTCCCGTTTCGTGCTTCCGAGTCTCATCGATCCTCCGTGAGTTCGGGCAACGATGCGCCGAGGAGCACGCGCCCCTCGGCTTCGATGTTCCGCAGCAGCGGGTCGCCGGCTCGCCACCGACGCCGCAACTGCACGTTCGGCATGACGAGCGCCGAGATGTTCAGCCCCAGCGTGCGCGCCGCTTCCTGCGCCACGTCGTCCAGCGCATCGCGCAGCCGGGCAGTCCCTCGCGTCGAATCCGCTACCACGAACAGGTCGAGGTCGCTGCCCGGGCGGGCGTCGCCACGGGCGGCGCTGCCGAACAATATGACGGCTTGGACGCGCTTGATCAAGCCTTTCGCAGCCGTGTGATTCTCTATTAAGGCACGAAGAGAGCTAAGTCGTTGCCCCTCAATCTGGAACAGAGCTGACAGCGCAGCGGTGACGTGATGGGCGCGATTCACCCGGTAAAGCCGTGCCCCCCGGATGCGTTCCTCGTGCAGGACCCCGAGCTGCGCCAACTCCGTAAGGGCTTGCAACGCACCGCCTTGAGAGCGCACGCCGGAGAGCAGCTTGGCCTCGCGTCCCGACACCGCCGAGGTGAGCGGAAGGAGCGCCCGCAGGATCTTCACCTTGGCCGTCGAGCCGAGCACCGCATCGAGAACATTGGTCAGCATGGCACCCCACGCGTCAACGGATCAAGAACCAAATCTGGGTCGTGTGAACCTTATTTAGTCCGCTTGGTCCAAAAAAGGACCATATGGTCCTAATCTAGCTCGCTCGCCGCGCATCTTCAATGGTTTCATCACAGCGCGATGCGGTAGCCGGCTTTCCAGACGGTGACGATGTGGCGGGGATCGGCGGGATCGTCCTCGAGCTTGCGGCGGAGCTGGGCCACGTGCATGTCGACGGTGCGCGTCATGACGGCGGCGCGGTGGCCCCACACCTCGGCCAGCAGCTCCAGCCGCCCGGCCACGCTCCCCTTCCGCCGCACCAGCGCCATCAACAGGTCGAACTCCTTCGGCGTCAGCGCCACCTCCTCGCCGCGGCGGCGGACGGCGCGCGAGCCGGGGCTCACCTCGATCTCGCCGATGGTGACGACGCCCCGCTCGGCGGCGGCATCCCCAGGTGCCGGCCGCGCCCGGCGCAGGAGCGCGCCCACGCGGGCGAGCAGCTCCAGCAGCCCGAACGGCTTGGTCACGTAGTCGTCAGCGCCCAGGCGGAAGCCGAGCACCTTGTCGCTCTCCGCGCCACGCGCCGTCAGGATCAGCACGGGCACGTCGCGGCCCTCCTCGCGCAGCGTCTTCAGCACGCGGTAGCCGTCCATCTCCGGCAGCATCAGGTCGAGGATGACAAGGTCGGGCGCCAGCTCCCGCGCCGCGCGCAGCCCTTCGGCCCCGTCGCGGGCCACGGTCACGCGGTGGCCCTCCAGCTCCAGGCTGGCCGTCAAGCCGTACGCCAGGTTGGCGTTGTCTTCCACCACCAGGATGCGGCTCACGCGCGCGCCCCCGCGGCAACGGCGGCGTCTCCAGGCACGGGCGACGGGCCGGCATGCATGGCGTACGGCAGCTCGATCCAGAAGCGCGCGCCGCCGCCCGGGGGCTCGCCCACGCCCACGCGGCCGCCGTGCAGCTCGACCAGGTCCTTCACCACGGCCAAGCCGATCCCGCTGCCGCCGGCGGCGCCCTCCGCGTCGCGCGCGAGGCGGTGGTACGGCGCCCACACGCGCGGCCGCTCCTCCCACGGAACGCCCGGCCCCTGGTCGTCGACCGAGATGCGCAGCGCCAGCCCGCGCAGCCCCGCGCGCACGCGCACCGTCTGCCCCGGCGGGCCGTACTTCACGGCGTTGTCGAGGAGATTGAGCAGCACCTGCCGAAGCGCGTCCGGGTCGACGCGCACGACGATGCCGTCGTCGGCCTCCACGGCGAAATCCACCTCGCGCGCACGGGCGAGCGGTGCGAAGGCGTCTACGATCTCGCGGACGAGCGGCGCGGCTTCCACGGGATTCGGCTGCACCCGTGCGGCGCCGCGCTGCGCCCGCGAGAAGTGGAGGATGTTCTCCACCAGCCACGACAGCCGGCGGCTCTCCTCGGCGATGATGCGGACGGAGCGCGCGCGCTGCTCGTCGGTGGGAAGGCGGCCGGAGTCCAGCAGGTCTGAGAATAGGCGGATCTGCGCCAGCGGCGTCCGCAGCTCGTGCGACACGCCGGAGACGAACTCGTCGCGCAGCCTGACCAGCTCCTGCTGACGGCGGAGCTGCACGATCGCGACGCAGACGAGCGCCATCGTCAGCCCGAAAACCGTCAGCAGCAGCGGCAGCCGCGTGCGCGGCCCCTGCGGCGTCGCGCCGACCACCGCGTCCGCGCGCACCGAGACGCGGGAGGTGAGCCCGGCGAAAAGGCCGCCCAGCGGCTGGGCCACGTCGCCGCGCGCCAGCGGCTCGGGGGGATACGCGCCGATCTTGGCGTCCACCCACGCGCCGTCGCGCGCGGCGTTCGCGGGAAGCGGCGAGCGCCACACCACGCCGCCGTCGGGCGTCGACACCGCCGCGGCCACGGCGTCGCGCTGGCCGGCGGCGCGCACGGCGCCGGGGAGGAGCGCGCCGGCATGGTAGGCGTCCTCGAACGCGGCGGGCGCCAGGCGCGCGGGATCGAGCAGGAGACCGGCCGCCCGCCGCCCATCCTCGCCCACCACCACACGGTAGATAAGGAGATGACGTGTACCGGAGATGAGGATCGGCTCGATCCGGAGGCTGTCCCCCGGCGCGCGGGTGGCGGTGATGCGGCCCATCCCATCCCCCCGAAGCCACTCGGCCACCGCAGGCGCGGCGGAGATGTCGATCCGTCGATCTCCATCTCCCGATGCCGCGGCGACGGCGCCCTGGACGGCATTCGCGCAGGCGCACCACGCCAGCGCCCGCGAGGCGTCCGCGGCCAGCGCGGCGGCGTCCGCGGGCCGGCGCGCGAGCACGTCCCCCAGCGACGCGGAGATGCGCCGGCGCAGGGCGTCGTCCGCGCGCCGCTCCAGCTCCCACGTGGCGAACGACGCGTAGCCGCGCAGCGCCCGCTCGGTGGACCGTGCCTCGGAGCGCGCCGCGTCCACCGCCTGGTACGCCAGCACCGCCGACAATCCAAGCAGCACCAGCAGCAGCCCGACGGGAAACGCCGAGCCGGGGGCTAGGTGCGTGGAGCGTCGGATGCGGTTCATGGCGACGAGGGGATGCGGGATGCGCGGACCGGCTCACGTCTATGGTACAAACGAACCGGCCGCGCGGACCAGTGACAGGTGTAAGGGTTTGGTAAAGGCGCGAGGGGCGGCCGCCGTGGCCGCCCCTCGCCGCCGTGACGTTCCCTTCGCGTCAGCAGGGGAACGTCGGGAC
The window above is part of the Longimicrobium sp. genome. Proteins encoded here:
- a CDS encoding amino acid permease, which produces MGLLSRKSVQELQEEAGRGTLRRSLGPVNLTTLGIGSVIGTGIFVLTGTAASQNAGPALVISMIVAAVACAFAGLCYAELASMIPVAGSAYTYAYATAGEIFAWIIGWDLMLEYALSASTVAVGWSGYFVSFMGDLGIHLPPRLAAAPEVSITLANGTVTHGVFNFPAAMIVLVVSMLLAIGIRESANTNTALVILKVAVLLVFVAAGAAFVRRANLTPFIPPNTGEFGSFGWSGVMRGAAVMFFAYVGFDAVSTAAQEARNPQRDLPVGILGSLAICTVIYILVATVLIGIVPYSRLNVPDPLAVGIDSTGLTWLSPVIKISALFGLFSTMLVTLLGQTRIFFTMSRDGLLPGAFGRVHPRWRTPHVSTAITGCVVSVAAGLLPISVLSQLVSIGTLLAFVLVSVGVLVLRRSRPELERPFRTPWMPWVPILAIISCVAQMVSLPGATWTRLFVWLAMGMVIYFAYGRWRSRVGLAAADSPSDKPKAVA
- a CDS encoding nucleotidyltransferase domain-containing protein — its product is MLTNVLDAVLGSTAKVKILRALLPLTSAVSGREAKLLSGVRSQGGALQALTELAQLGVLHEERIRGARLYRVNRAHHVTAALSALFQIEGQRLSSLRALIENHTAAKGLIKRVQAVILFGSAARGDARPGSDLDLFVVADSTRGTARLRDALDDVAQEAARTLGLNISALVMPNVQLRRRWRAGDPLLRNIEAEGRVLLGASLPELTEDR
- a CDS encoding response regulator transcription factor; translated protein: MSRILVVEDNANLAYGLTASLELEGHRVTVARDGAEGLRAARELAPDLVILDLMLPEMDGYRVLKTLREEGRDVPVLILTARGAESDKVLGFRLGADDYVTKPFGLLELLARVGALLRRARPAPGDAAAERGVVTIGEIEVSPGSRAVRRRGEEVALTPKEFDLLMALVRRKGSVAGRLELLAEVWGHRAAVMTRTVDMHVAQLRRKLEDDPADPRHIVTVWKAGYRIAL
- a CDS encoding HAMP domain-containing sensor histidine kinase; this encodes MNRIRRSTHLAPGSAFPVGLLLVLLGLSAVLAYQAVDAARSEARSTERALRGYASFATWELERRADDALRRRISASLGDVLARRPADAAALAADASRALAWCACANAVQGAVAAASGDGDRRIDISAAPAVAEWLRGDGMGRITATRAPGDSLRIEPILISGTRHLLIYRVVVGEDGRRAAGLLLDPARLAPAAFEDAYHAGALLPGAVRAAGQRDAVAAAVSTPDGGVVWRSPLPANAARDGAWVDAKIGAYPPEPLARGDVAQPLGGLFAGLTSRVSVRADAVVGATPQGPRTRLPLLLTVFGLTMALVCVAIVQLRRQQELVRLRDEFVSGVSHELRTPLAQIRLFSDLLDSGRLPTDEQRARSVRIIAEESRRLSWLVENILHFSRAQRGAARVQPNPVEAAPLVREIVDAFAPLARAREVDFAVEADDGIVVRVDPDALRQVLLNLLDNAVKYGPPGQTVRVRAGLRGLALRISVDDQGPGVPWEERPRVWAPYHRLARDAEGAAGGSGIGLAVVKDLVELHGGRVGVGEPPGGGARFWIELPYAMHAGPSPVPGDAAVAAGARA